The Dehalococcoidia bacterium region GGTGTTCCGCGAGAAGTGGGAGCAGAACAAGCTCGTATACTTCTCCCAGGAGTTCTGCGACCACCCCGGCTGCTACATCGACGGCAAGATCGTCAACCTCGACTACCTGCGCGCGGTCGCCGAGCGCGGGAACGAGGTGACAAGGGCGGCGTTCGACGGCGCGTTCATCGCCCACTCAAAGATCGACGGCCTCGACGAGATAATGAGCCGGATACCCATCTACCAGATGGACCAGCGGCAGGAGAAGATACAGGCCTTCTACGCCCAGTTCGAAATCGCCCACTGGCTGGTCGGCGAGGCGGAAAAGAGGGACGACAGGTACCTGCTTGACCGCGCCGTGTCCGACCTCATCCTCTACGGGGGCAGGCTCATCCTCGCCCACAACTGCGTGCTGTACCCCTACCACAAGCTGTTCATGGTCGCGCTCTGGAACGCCCCCGAGAAGCCCGACAACCTGATGGCGCTGGTCGACGCGCTCCTCAAAGAGCACACGGCCGAGAACGCGAGGGCGTTCTACGAGGCGGTCAAGAACTTCCGCTTCTGGAACGAGGCGTGGGAGCTGCCCGCCCTCCGCTTTATGAAGGACACGGAGCTGGCATGGCTTGAGAACCGCGCCTACATCGGCGACATCTAGCGCTGCTGGCTTGTCCTCTTCCGCGTTGACACCCGCTGTTGCCTGACGTACGCTTGCCCTCGATAGACGGCAGTCTCATCGCAAGGAGCGTGCGTATGGCGACGGAACGGCAGTACCCCAAGGTCGGATTCAAGATCATGGCCACGGTCAAGGGCGTCAAGGGCACGTGCTCCGCCGGACACAAGCCCGGCGACGAGTTCGAGATAAGCGCCCACAACACCGGCGGCCTTTGCGGCTTCTTCTACCACGATATCTTTCCTTATCTCGTCATGCTCCAGTTCGGCGGACAATTCCCGCCCGAATGGGGCGGCGGCGATACCCTCACCCTCCAGTGCATGGACCGCTACAACGAGGTCAGCCTCGAGCTGCGGCGCGTCCGCGAATAGGCAAGGAGGCAGATTGCAGGAACGGATCCTCTCCGGCAGGCCGCGCGAGGAAGACGTCGCGCTGGAGACGTCGCTGCGGCCGCGGCGCCTCGACGAGTACATAGGACAGGACAGGGTCAAGGAGAACCTGCGCATCGCCATGGCCGCCGCCCAGATGCGGCGCGAACCGCTCGACCATGTCCTCCTCTACGGCCCGCCCGGGCTGG contains the following coding sequences:
- a CDS encoding nucleotidyltransferase domain-containing protein — its product is MRPHHEKAIQKLVEHFSNDETCLAIIVGGSVAKGLAQEGSDVDVMLVVTDEVFREKWEQNKLVYFSQEFCDHPGCYIDGKIVNLDYLRAVAERGNEVTRAAFDGAFIAHSKIDGLDEIMSRIPIYQMDQRQEKIQAFYAQFEIAHWLVGEAEKRDDRYLLDRAVSDLILYGGRLILAHNCVLYPYHKLFMVALWNAPEKPDNLMALVDALLKEHTAENARAFYEAVKNFRFWNEAWELPALRFMKDTELAWLENRAYIGDI
- a CDS encoding TIGR04076 family protein, with amino-acid sequence MATERQYPKVGFKIMATVKGVKGTCSAGHKPGDEFEISAHNTGGLCGFFYHDIFPYLVMLQFGGQFPPEWGGGDTLTLQCMDRYNEVSLELRRVRE